A single genomic interval of Scyliorhinus canicula chromosome 15, sScyCan1.1, whole genome shotgun sequence harbors:
- the psma5 gene encoding proteasome subunit alpha type-5 gives MFIIRSEYDRGVNTFSPEGRLFQVEYAIEAIKLGSTAIGIQTTEGVVLAVEKRITSPLMEPNSIEKIVEIDAHIGCAMSGLIADAKTLIDKARVETQNHWFTYNENMTVESVTQAVSNLALQFGEEDADPGAMSRPFGVALLFGGIDEKGPQMYHMDPSGTFVQCDARAIGSASEGAQSSLQEVYRKSMTLEEAKNAALTILKQVMEEKLNATNIELATMEPSKIFHMYTKEELEEEIKKLQT, from the exons atgttcATCATCCGCTCCGAGTATGACCG GGGTGTCAATACATTCTCTCCAGAAGGCCGATTGTTCCAAGTTGAATATGCCATCGAGGCCATTAAG CTGGGTTCCACAGCAATCGGAATCCAGACTACAGAAGGTGTTGTTCTTGCAGTTGAAAAGAGAATCACTTCACCCCTGATGGAACCCAATAGCATTGAGAAAATTGTTGAAATTGATGCCCACATAG GTTGTGCAATGAGTGGGTTAATAGCTGATGCCAAAACTTTGATTGACAAAGCAAGGGTTGAAACGCAG AATCATTGGTTTACCTATAATGAAAATATGACAGTGGAGAGTGTGACGCAGGCAGTTTCTAACCTGGCTTTGCAGTTTGGCGAAGAAGATGCAGATCCTGGTGCAATG AGCCGACCATTTGGTGTGGCTTTGCTGTTTGGAGGAATTGATGAAAAAGGACCACAGAT GTATCATATGGATCCATCTGGGACCTTTGTACAGTGTGATGCAAGAGCGATTGGTTCTGCTTCTGAGGGTGCCCAGAGCTCTCTCCAGGAGGTTTATCGAAAG TCAATGACATTAGAAGAGGCAAAAAATGCAGCTCTCACCATCCTGAAACAAGTAATGGAAGAAAAACTGAATGCTACTAATATTGAG CTCGCGACAATGGAACCTTCGAAAATATTTCATATGTACACAAAGGAGGAGCTGGAAGAAGAAATTAAGAAACTGCAAACATGA